The Mycobacterium seoulense genomic interval CCGCCGAATTGATCCGCCGCTTCCTCGCCAAGGTTGACATGACCGCTTGACCGGGACCGCCGGCGCCTCCGGCGCATCATTGGGTTGGATATCCCATAGTTCGGGGTGCGCGCGAGTTAGCCTGACGCGATGGCCCATCCCGATGTTCAGGACGAACCACGGTTGACCCCCAAGGGGCGTGCCACGCGGGACCGCATCGTGGCGGCGGCCGCCCAACTGATCGTCACCGAGGGACTGTCCGCCTCGAACATGGAGAACGTACGCAGGGCGGCGTCGGTCAGCGGTTCGCAGCTCGCCCATTATTTCGCCGACAAGAGCGCCCTCATTCGCGCGGTGATCCGGCGTCAGATCGGCGTGGTTCTCGACTTTCACCGGCAGCCCAAGCTGGGCGGTCTGGCTTCGTTCGCCGACTTCGAGCGGTGGATCGACCTCAATCTGCGGTACCTCAGGCGCATCGGATATTTCGGCACGCCCACCTATCACGCCCTTGCCGCGCAGCTGGCGAAGTCCGACGATGCGACACGCGAAACGCTGGCGGCCGGCTATTGGCAGTGGATCGACCTCCTCGAGGCGGCGATCCAGCGAATGAAAGATGACGCCACCGTGGTCGCTGAAGCCGACCCGCGAAGACTGGCCATGGTGATCGTCGCCGCCCATCAAGGCGGTGGCACCTTGGCTTTCACCTACCGCGCGGAATGGCCGCATGCCGACGCCGTCCGCTTCGCGATCAACTACCTGCGCGGCTTTGCCACTGATCCCGACGAGCGGGTTGCCAGGCCCGCCCGGCGGCCTCGGCGCCCGGGCAAGGGCCCCGAGCGAACTGACGACAGCCCAACACCTTTTACCCGCAAGGGACAGGCGACACGCGCGCGCATCGTCGAGGTCGCCGCCCGTCTGATGTTCGAGCGCGGCGTCGCCGGCACCAGCATCGAGCAGGTGCGACGAGCGGCCGGGGTCGGCGGCTCACAGATCGCGCACTACTTTCAGGACAAGCGCGAGCTGACCCGCCAGGTGATCGCCGCCCGCCGCGAAGACGTACGGGCCTTCCACACTCAGCCACCGCTGGGCGCCCTCGACACCCTCGACGCCCTCCAGACGTGGGCCGACGCCTGCGTCGCCGACGTCGACGCCGTTTACCGCTTGGGAGGCTGCGTCTACGGCTCTTTGGCGGGGGAATTGATCGACGCCGACGACGAATTGCACGACGATCTCTCCGCCGGTTATGACCAGTGGATCGAGCTTTTCAAGACCGGCCTTGCGGCCATGCGCCGGCGCGGTGAGCTGCGCCCCGACGCCGACCCGCGCCACCTGGCGGTATCGCTTGTCGTCGCGCACCAGGGCGGTGCGATGTTGACATACGCCACCGGGGATCCGGAACCTTTGCGGGCCCCAGTCAACGCCGCCGTCGACTACGTGCGCGCCTTCATGACGCACGCCCGCAAGAGCAGATCCGCTCCGCCGCGCCGCCGCGGCCCGTCCCGAGCCACGTGACGTCACCACCCCACTAGACAGATTGGGACACGTAGCCCATAATAACTGGGTCAGCTGACCCATTACGGGCGGACGCTCTCCGGCTCCGTTCCGCACATCCAGAGATGAATGCCCACTCGGCATTTGGGAGGAGCTTCAAGTGTCGACCACCGAAGCGCCCCAGCTACCCACCGCGCCCGCGGTCGTGCGCGAGCGGCCCGGCGGCGAATCCATGCGTGCCGTCATCCTCGAGGGGTTCGGCGGGCTGGACAGCCTCGTCTACGCCGATATTCCGAAGCCGCTGCCCAAGCGCGGCGAAGTGGTCATCGAGGTCAAGGCGTTCGGCGTCAATCACGCCGAGATGCACATGCGCCGGGGGGAATGGGCCGAAGCCGCCGAAGTCAGCGGCATCGAATGCGTCGGTGTCGTCGACTCGTGTCCGGGCGGCGAGTTCCCCGTGGGCGCCAAGGTGGCCGCGTTGATGGGCGGTCTGGGCCGTACCATCAACGGCAGCTACGCGCAGTACACCCGTGTACGCGCGGCCAACGTCGCGCTCATCGAATCCGAGCTGCCCTGGGCGGATTTGGCGGCGCTGCCCGAAACCTATGCGGTCGCGTGGACCTGCCTCTTCCGCAACCTCGACCTGCAGGCTGGACAAACCCTGGTGCTGCGGGGCGCGACCTCATCGCTCGGGCAGGCCGCGCTCAAGCTGGCCGTGGCCGCCGGCGCGCGCGTCATCGCCACCGCGCGAAGCCGTGGCCGGTTTTCCATGTTGGAGGAGCTGGGCGCCTCCCGCGTCGAATTGGAACGGCGCGACCTGGCCGGCCATCTCCCGGAGGCGAAGCAGGTGGACGCCGTACTCGACCTGGTCGGCAACAGCACCATTCTGGACTCCCTTGACATGCTGCGCCGCGGCGGAACGGCGTGCCTGGCGGGATGGCTGGGCGGACTCGACCCCATCGGGGATTTCAATCCGCTGTTGCGCATGGCCAGCGGTGTTAACTGGAACTTCTTCGGCAGCTTCGTCTTTGGGGTTCCCGGCTTTCCGCTGTCGGACGTGCCGCTGCAAGACATCGCGCGACAGGTCGCAGAGGGCACCCTGGAGGCCAAGCCGTCTCGCGTCTTCTCCTTCGATGAGATACGTGAGGCGCACCGGGTGATGGAAGCGGGGGAGGCCGGCGGCAAGATGGTCGTCGTGATGCAGTGAGCGATAACCGTCGGGGTCGTCAGGCCACTGAAGAAGATCGAGGCCTAGCCGTGCACAAACCGTCCGTCCTGGTTTTCGACGTCAATGAGACGTTGATCGACATTGATTCCCTCGCGCCGCTTTTCACTGAGTTGTTCGACGATGAGCGGATACTTCGCGAGTGGTTCGCCCAGCTGATCATGTACTCGATGTCCGCGACCTTGACGGAGAGCTATGTGAACTTCTCCACCCTTGCCCAGGGCGTGCTGCGCATGGTCGGCGATATTCACCACGTTCACGTCTCCGACGATGACCTGCTCCGCCTGAAGACCGGACTACTCACCATGCCGGCACACCCGGATGCCGCGGAAGGGCTGGCCCGGCTGCGAGACAAAGGATTTCGTCTCGTCACGCTGACCAATTCACCGCCCAACCCGGACGGACCCACCGCCCTGCAGAGTTCCGGGCTGGCCGGGTTCTTCGAACGACAGCTGAGCGTCGACGCCTGCCAGGCCTTCAAGCCGGCGCCCGCGGTCTACCGGTACGTATGCGAGACACTCGGGGTGGCACCTTCCGACTGCATGATGGTGGCCGCGCACGTGTGGGACACCCTCGGCGCCCAGAATGTCGGCTTCAGTGCGGCGCTCATCACGCGTCCCGGCAACCCACCGCTGCCGGTCGAGGGGCTGGCCCAGCCGAATCTCGTGGTGGCTGACATGCATCAGCTGGCCGAGGAACTCACCGAGGGATGGCGCCATAATTGACGCATGGCCACCGCAGACGGATTCCACCCGGACTTCGACGAGAAAACATCGAACACCACCCGCAGCCGGGTGCACCACATCAAGGCGTCGGAGATCAGCTCCGACACCGCCCAATCGGACGGGCTTCGACGCTTCGCCGCGCTGAGCGGCTCGTCGGTCGGTGCCGAGAAGCTCTGGATGGGCGAGACACATGCATTGCCGGCGACCGCGTCGTCCAACCACCATCACGGCGACTCGGAAACCGCCATCTACGTGCGCAGCGGCCACCCGGAGTTCGTCTTCCACGACGGCGCACAGGAAGTGCGCATCTCAACGTCGCCCGGGGACTACATCTTCATCCCGCCGTATCTGCCGCACCGCGAGGAGAACCCCGACCCGACCACGCCGGCGGAGGTGGTCATCGCGCGCAGCACGCAAGAGGCCGTCGTGGTGAACCTCCCGGCGCTCTACCCCCTCTAAAGCGTTCCGTAAACCGCGATTTCGACTAGATTCCCATCGACGTCGCGGCAGTAGTGCGAGGTCATCGGGCCCAGCGCGCCGGTTCTGGTCACCGGTCCCGCGACGATCTCCGCCCCGCACTCCACCAGGTGGGTGCGCACCTCGTCGGGGCTGCTGCAGGTGATGAAGCACAAGTCCTGGGAACCGGCCAGCTCGACCGAGCCGGTGACCCAATCCGGATCGTGGGCCAGTGCCCCGACCGGTCGAAGGTTGAGTTTCTGCTCCCCGAACCGCAGCGCGATCCGCGCGGACGGCCCGAACGTCTCCCTCCGCATGCCGAGCACCCGCTCGTACCACGCCGCAGTCGCCTCCACGTCGTTGCAGTTCAGCACGACATGGTCGATTCGTTCCACCGCAATCCCCACCGTCGGCCCTCCTGTGCTGCGCGAAAAGCATTCGCCGCCAGAGTAATCCGAGCATCGGGGACGACGGTCGCCGGGCGTGGGCTCAAACCTGCTTTACCCTCCCGGCAACCAGACGTTTTAATGCGTCTTATGACCACCCGAGCATTGGACCTCGAGGCCCTTGGGCGCCCCCGTGCTGGTGCTCGAACGCATCAGTTTCGGCAAGGGCGACAAGCCCCTCGAGGTCGTCGAGTTCCACTATCGTCCCGAGCGGTACCGGTTTTCGGTAACGCTGCCACGGACCATGCCGGGTCCCGGCGCCGGGATCGTCGAGCGGCGTTCGACCGACTGACTTAGCCGGCTGACCGACCCTGCCCCGGGCACTCAGCCGATTCTCAACAGATTCTTCGGTGACTCATGGCTTGTCTCCCAGCATCCGCAAAGCCACTGGCCGCAGCATATTTTCATGACGAACGAGCCCATGTGCGCGAGCCTTGTCGAGCGGTACCTGCGCACCCGCGGGCGACGCTATTTCCGTGGCCACCACGATGGCGAATACTTCTTCGTCACCAGCGCCCACCCGCGACGCCTGCACGTCCACCTCGAGATCTCGCCCGCGCACGGCGATGTGCTGATCATTCGGGTAAGTCCCGGCTGCTTCTTTCCCGCCACCGAGCGCCCCTGGCTGGTGCACTTCTCCGACACGTGGAACCGCGACGAGCGGGAGGTGACCGCGATCGTGCACGGTTCGTCCGATCCGCAGCGGATCGGCGTGGTGGCGCGCCGGTCCCATTGGATTCGGCAGAACGTTTCCTTCGAAGATTTCGCCGCCTTCGTCGACCGCACGATGACGGACGCGACGGAACTCTTCGCCGTCTTGCGCCCGGGCGTCGAGCTACCGACGGTCCATCCGTTGCTGCGCGACGCCGGCTGACCCCAGGACCCCCCGAATTCTCCGCGGGCCGCCCGACCTTACGAGCAAACGAAAACGGTATTCTCTAATTCGGAGAGTAGAATTTGCGGGGCCGGGGAGGTTTGAGAGCTAAGTCACACCGGCAATCAGTAGCAAAGCGCGGGAACACGACAGCGGGGAGCCATGACGGGCAGCGGCAATGAGGTGGCCGACAACCACGAGACCACCAAGTGGGACCCGGCCTTCACCGAGCAGGTCAGCAAGACCCTCGGACCGATCATCAAGCGGTGGTATCGGGCCGAGGTGCGCAACATAAGCAATGTCCCGTCGTCCGGGGGAGCGTTGGTGGTGTCCAACCATTCGGGCGGCATGCTGACGCCGGACGTACTGATCTTCTCCCCGGCGTTCTACGAAGAGTTCGGCTACGACCGCCCGGTCTACACGCTGGGCCATTACGGCCTGTTCATGGGCCCCCTGGACGGCTGGCTGCGCCGCCTCGGGGTCATCGAGGCCAGCCGTGAAAACGCCGCCGCGGCCCTGCATTCCGGCGCCGTGGTGCTCGTCTTCCCCGGGGGCGACTACGACTCCTACCGGCCCACCTTCAGTGCCAACACCATCGACTTCAACGGACGCACCGGCTACGTGCGGACCGCCATCGAAGCCGGGGTGCCGATCGTCCCCACCGTCTCGATCGGCGGGCAGGAGACCCAGCTCTTCTTGACCCGCGGCAACTGGCTGGCGCGCAAGTTGGGGCTGACGAAGGCGCGCATGGACATCTTGCCGGTGAGTCTCGGGTTCCCCTTCGGCCTGAGCGTGATCTTCCCGCCGAACCTCCCGCTACCCGCCAAGATCGTCACCGAGGTGCTCAAACCGATCGACGTCATCGCCCAGTTCGGCGAGGATCCCGACGTCGACGAGGTCGACGCCCACGTGCGCGGGGTCATGGAATCGGCACTCAAGCGACTGGCCGCCCAGCGCCGGCTGCCCATCCTCGGCTGAACCGGCAACAACCGATGGCTTGGGCCTCGATACCATGCGAAAACATCCGCAGCACAAGCTGATTCCAAGCGTCCTGGCGTCGGCGCAGCGAGGTGGCGGGTGAAAAGGCTCAACGGCATGGACGCGATGCTGCTCTACAGCGAAACGCCCAACCTGCACACGCACACGCTGAAGGTGGCGGTCATCGACCCCTCCGACCCGGGGTTCGGTTTCGAGGCCTTCCGCCGTCACGTGCGCCGGCGGCTGCACCTGCTGGAGCCGTTGCGCTACAAGCTCGTCGACATCCCCTGGCAGCTTCACCACCCGATGTGGCAGGAGGACTGCGGGGTTGACCTCGACTACCACCTGCGTCGGGTGCGGGTGCCCGCGCCGGGCGGGCGACGAGAACTCGACGCCGTCATCGGCGAGGTTGCCTCGACCCCCCTGGACCGCAGCCGCCCGCTCTGGGAGTTCCACTTCGCCGAGGGCCTCGCCGGCGGCCGGTGCGCGTTGATCGGCAAGGTGCACCATGCGCTGGCCGACGGCGTGGCCTCCGCCAACCTGCTGGCCCGCGCGATGGATCTGAAGGATGCACCGGCCGACGAGCGCGACAACGACGAGGCGGGGACCACCGCCTCGACCGCCGACCTGCTGCGGGCCGCCGCACGCGATCACGCCCGGCAGATCGCCGACCTGCCGGGGCTGGTCAGGGACGCCGCCGTCGGGCTGACCCGGGTTCGTCGCCGGTCCAAAGAACGCGGTGGCCATCCGGATCTGGCCGATACCTTCGATGCACCGCCGACCTTCCTGAATCACGTCGTGTCGCCCCGGCGGCGGTTCGCCAGCGCGACGCTGTCGCTGGCCGACGCCAAGGCGACGGCCAAGGCGCTGGGCATCACCGTTAACGACCTCATACTGGCGACGGTCGCCGGCGGCCTGCGCACGCTGTTGTTGGCCTATGACGGCGCGGCCGACCGGCCGCTCATCGCGTCGGTGCCGACGGCCACCGACAAGTCGGACCGCATCACGGGCAACGAGATCAGCGGTCTGATGATCTCGTTGCCGGTCCACGTCGCCGCTGCCGCCGAGCGGGCGCGGCTGGTGGCACTGGCGACCCGAATCGCCAAAGAAGACCACGAGATTCTCGGCCCGCAGCTCTACGGCCGACTGATGGCCTACCTCCCGACGGCCATTGCCCCGGCGGCGTTCCGCTGGCTGGGGCGGCGCGACGCGCCGAACAAGCTGATGAACGTGGCGGTCTCCAGCGTGGTGGGCCCCCGCGAACGCGGCCACTTCGGGGGCGCGACGGTCAGCGAGATCTACTCGACCGGCGTGTTGTCCCCGGGCGCCCCGGTCAACATCACCGTGTGGAGCTACGTCGACCAGCTCGGCGTAGCCGTGCTCACCGACGACCGCACGTTCAACGACCCGCACGAGGCCACGGATGCGATCAGCGCGTCCTTCGCGGAATTGCGCTCCGCCGCAGGCATTTCCAGCTAGACCGAAAGTACCGCGTCCAACACCGAATAGAACAGGCCCAAGCCGTCGTCGGACGGGCCCGTCAACGCCTCGATGGCGTGCTCGGGATGCGGCATCAGTCCGACGACACGACCGTTGGCGGAGCTGACGCCGGCGATGTCATGCAGCGAACCGTTGGGGTTGTCGTGGTAGCGGAACACCACCCGGCCCTCGCCCTCGAGTTCCTCGACGACGTCCGCGGGGGCGACGTAGCGGCCTTCGCCGGATTTCAGCGGCACCAGCAGGTCCGCGCCGGGCTCGAAACGCGACGTCCATGCCGTCGACGTCGACGCCACCCGCAGCCACACGTCGCGGCAGACGAAGTGCAGGCCGGCGTTGCGGGTCAGCGCGCCGGGGAGCAGCCCGGCTTCACAGAGCACCTGAAACCCGTTGCAGATTCCCAACACCGGCATGCCCCGCTGCGCGGCGGCCACCACTTCGCCCATCACCGGGGCGAACCGGGCGATCGCCCCCGCCCGCAGGTAGTCCCCATAGGAGAACCCGCCGGGCACCACCACGGCGTCGACGCCCTTGAGGTCGGCGTCGGCGTGCCAGAGGCTGACCGCGTCGGCCCCGACCCGGCGCGCCGCCCGGGCGGCGTCGACGTCGTCCAGGGTCCCGGGGAAGGTGATGATGCCGATTCGTGCCGTCACCGGGGCTCCCGGCTGATCGTCCAGTCCTCGATCACGGTGTTCGCCAACAACGTTTCCGCTATTTCGGCGAGCACCGAATCGTCGACGGTGTCGTCCACTTCGAGTTCGAATCTCTTGCCCTGCCTGACATCTGAGATCCCCGGATGACCGAGGCGGCCCAGCGCGCCGACGATCGCCTGACCCTGTGGGTCGAGAATCTCCGCTTTGGGCATCACATGAACGACTACCCGGCCCACCGGCGCTCCTCCTCAGGTCTGTTTCCGCGCCAACTCTACCGGCGAAAGTGCAGCCCGACCGCTACGGGCACGAGGCAATGTAGGCCTCACACAGGGGCGCGGTCATCGCGTTCAGCACCGGGTCGTCGGGCATCGCCGGCCACGCGACCTGCGGCGGCCCCGACGACCAGAGGGTCAGCTCGCTGATCGTGCTGCTCGCCGGGTGGGCGACCAGGTAGGTGTGCATGACGACCGGACCGCTGATCACGGCGGCCATCCGGTTCGTTTCGTCGCTGGTGATCGACGGTGACTGCTGCGGCGCCCGCTGCTGGCAGGACCGCAGCGCGCCGACGGCGTTGCCGAACACCGACGCGGCGATGGCGCCGCCGCTGGCGGTATCGCCGCGCCAGTGCAGGATCTGAGCCTGTAGCTGCCACTGCCCGTCGGGGTGGGTCACGGTGGCGCGTGCCACGACCGCCGAGTCCCGCGGGTCCCGCGGTACCGGGGGCGTGGCGCACAGTTCCTCGAACCGGAATCTGGGGCCGGGCGTCGCCCCGGTCACTTGCGCCGCCAGGCCCGCGAGCGCCGGCCAACCGTAAACCGGGTTCAGCGGCACGGCGCGGCCCTGGATCCACGCGGAGTCGGGAATCTGGTCGCACACCGGCGGGCAGGCCTGCGGCTCGGCGTGCCCGGGAACCGCGACGATGAAAGCCATCGCGAAGCCGCCGACCACCACCATGGTCGCCAGGATCACCCGCATCGGCCTCACTCCCGTCAGGGCACAATCGTAATCATGCAACTGACCCATTTCGGCCACTCCTGTCTACTTGCCGAATTCGACCACACCCGGGTGCTCTTCGATCCTGGAACCTTCGCGCACGGGTTTGAGGGCATAACGGGGTTATCGGCCATTCTCATCACCCACCAACACCCCGACCACGTCGACGGCACCCGCCTGCCCGCTTTGCTCGAGGGCAACCCGGATGCCGCGCTCTACGCCGACCCGCAAACCACCGCCCAGCTCGGCGCGCCTTGCCAGGCGGTGCACGTCGGTGACCAGCTACGGATCGGTGAACTGACGGTTCGCGCCGTCGGCGGCAAACACGCCGTCATCCACCCGGAAATCCCTGTGATAGAGAACATTTCGTTCCTGGTAGGCGATGCTGATCATCCCGCCAGGCTGATGCATCCCGGTGACGCGCTGTTCGTGCCCGACGAGCCGGTCGACGTCTTAGCGACACCGGCGGCGGCCCCGTGGATGAAGATCTCCGAAGCCGTCGACTACCTGCGCGCGGTGGCACCGGTGCGCGCGGTGCCCATCCACCAAGGGATCATCTCCCCGGATGCGCGGGGCATCTACTACGGCCGGCTCACCGAGATGACCACCACCGATTTCCAGGTGCTGCCCGAGGAGGACGCGGTCACGTTCTGACCGCACCCGGCCTAGGCGATGTCGTCGGCGACGCCGCGGCCGGCGGCGCGCCCCGAAAAGATGCAGCCACCAAGGAACGTACCCTCGAGGGCGCGGTAGCCGTGCACACCACCCCCGCCGAATCCGGCCACCTCGCCGGCGGCGTACAGGCCGTTCAGGGGTGTGCCGTCCGTCTTCAGAACTCGGGCAGCGAGATCGGTCTCTATGCCACCCAACGTCTTTCGGGTCAGGATATGCAACTTGACCGCGATCATCGGCCCCGCCTTCGGATCGGTCAGCCGGTGCGGTGCCACCACCCGGCCCAGCCGGTCGCCCAGGTAACCGCGGGCGGCGCGGATCGCGGTGATCTGGCCGTCCTTGCTGAACTTGTTGGCCACCTCGCGGTCACGGGCGGTCACCTCGGCCTCCACCGTGGCATAGTCCAGCGGCACCACGCCGGGCAGCTTGTTCATCGCGGTCACCAACTCCCGCAACGATTTCGCGCTGACGAAGTCCACTCCCCGGTCGACGAACGCCTGCACCGGCCCCGGCGGCCCAGAACGCGCGCGGTTACGCAGCAGCTCGCGCAGGCTCTGCCCGGTCAGATCGGGATTCTGCTCCTGTCCGGACAGGGCGAATTCCTTTTCAAAGGTTCTGGTGTTCAACACAAACCAGGTGTAATCATGCCCGGATTTGGTGATGTATTCCAACGTGCCGAGAGTGTCGAACCCTGGGTAGAGCGGCACCGGCAACCGCTTGCCGCTCGCATCGAGCCACAGCGACGACGGCCCGGGAATGATGCGGATGCCGTGCAGCGGCCAGATCGGGTCGTAGTTGGTGATGCCCTCGGTGTAATGCCACATCCGGTCCGGGTTGATCACCCGCGCGCCGGCCTGCTGGGAGATGCCGATCATCCTGCCGTCGACGTGGGCGGGCACCCCGCTGAGTAGCTGCTCGGGTATGCGGCCCATGCGCTTGGGCCAGTTCCTGCGCACCAGCTCGTGGTTGCCGCCGATGCCGCCGCTGGTGACGATCACCGCGGGTGCACGGAACTCGAATTGCCCCACGGAAGTTCGTGACGACGCCACGCCCCTGGGTACGGCCGAGGGTTCCAGCACGGTGCCCCGGACGCCGGTCACCGCGCCGCCTTCGACGATCAGCTCATCAACCTGGTGGCGGTGCGCGAAGCGCACCGTCGAGCGGTCCCGCAGCTGACGGGCGAAGATCTCAACCAGGGCGGGCCCGGTGCCCCAGGTGATGTGGAAGCGGGGCACCGAATTTCCGTGTCCCTGTGCGTCATAGCCGCCGCGTTCGGCCCAGCCCACCAGCGGGAAGATCTTCAGCCCCCGGTCACGCAGCCAACGGCGTTTCTCCCCCGCCGCGAAATCGACGTAGGCGTGCGCCCATTGGCGTGGCCAGTAGTCCTCGGGCCTATCGAACGCCGCGGTTCCGAGCCAGTCCTGCAAGGCGAGCTCGTGGCTGTCGCGAATCCCCAGCCGTCGCTGTTCGGGGCTGTCGACGAAGAACAGACCGCCGAACGACCAGAAGGCCTGCCCACCCAGGTTGGCGCTGCTCTCCTGGTCGAGGATCAGCACCCGCAGGCCCCGGTCCACCAATTCGCACGCGGCCACCAAGCCCGCGAGTCCGGCCCCGACGATGATGGCGTCGGCGCCGAATCCCGCGGCCGAAGAATCGCTCATGTCGGACCAGGGTAATGCCCGTGGCGGGCGAGCTGAGGTGATGCTTGGTCAGGCCGCGTCGAGAATCGCCTTGTCCCGCCGCCAACGGTAGACGGTCGGTGCGCAGCCGTGCATCAACGACAGGTCGACGGCATCCACCATCGCCTGCAGCGGGCCGGGTTTGCGGAGGTGACGGGCGGCCACGGCGACCCGGACCACGCCGCCGCGGCGGGCGATCCGCTCGGCGGACAGCACCACCATCCGGCACCACCACGGTTCGGTGAGGAAGCCTTCGCCGATGCCCAATACGCGGGAGCGCACGGTGGAGTGCCGAACCAAGTCGGTGATGCCGTGCAGGTCGGCGAGCATCCGAAAACCGTTGTCCGGCAATGCCTTGACGACACCCGGGGACACCACCCATCCGGGTGCCGCAAACAGCCGGGTGCGCAACCCGAGGTGCTCGAGCACCCGGTCCGCGGCCATCAGCCGCAGATTGGCCTCGTGGGCGCGCAGGATCGCGAATTCACCGCGGCGCTTCTTGGTGGCCGCGTCGTCATAGCCGTGCAGCACGATGGCGTCGCCGCCGGAGCGCCGGTTGGTCAGCCATTCGACCGTGCGCGGGTCCCGGTCGAGTCGATAATCACCGCTGAGCCGTGGTGCCACCAACAGCGACACCGGGACGCTGCGGGCATCCATTTGCGCGCAGAACGCCTCGACGTCGGACAGGGTGCGCTCGCCAATCCCTGAGACCGAGACGATCAATTTTCCAGCCACACCCGCAGTTTGACGATCTCAGGTGTCGGAATGGTGAAGGACACGCAGACGGCAGGCGTATATCGCTGCCGCGGAGCCGCAGGTCCCGGCGATCTGCGCCACACGGTAAGGGCCTGCGGGCGGCGGCGGCGAGAATCGGTTCGATATGCTAAGCAACGCCATGGATCAGGCCCCGTACGCAGCGGCCGACATTCCGCTGCCCTACGACCCCGCCCCGCAGCTGGGCGAGGGTGAGCGGGACTATCCCGACAAGCTCGACGCCGGCCTGTTGCGGATTTCCGGCGTGTGCATCCTGGCCACGGTGATGGCGATCGTGGACGTCACCGTCGTCAGCGTCGCCCAGCGCACCTTCATCGACCAATTCGCTTCCTCGCAGGCCGTCGTCGCATGGACGATGACCGGCTACACGCTGGCGTTGGCGACCGTCATACCGATCACCGGGTGGGCGGCCGACCGGTTCGGCACCAAGCGACTTTTCATCGGCTCCGTGCTGGCCTTCACGCTGGGTTCCCTGCTGTGCGCGCTGGCCGCAAACATCTTGCAGCTCATTGCCTTTCGCGTTATCCAGGGTGTCGGCGGCGGCATGCTGCTGCCCCTGAGCTTCATGATCTTGACCCGTGAAGCCGGCCCGCGACGGCTCGGTCGCCTGATGTCGATCCTGAGCATCCCGATGCTGCTCGCCCCGATCGGTGGCCCGATCCTGGGTGGCTGGCTCATCGACGCCTCCAGCTGGCGGTGGATCTTCCTGATCAACCTGCCGCTCGGGCTCCTGACCATCGCGCTCGCCGGGATCATCTTTTCCAGGGACCACCCGGCGCGGTCGGAAACCTTCGACCTCGTCGGGGTGCTGCTGCTGTCACCCGGGCTGGCGATCTTCCTGTTCGCGGTGTCGTCGATTCCGCATTGCGGCACCGTTGCCGACCGCCGCGTGCTGATACCGGCGGCCATCGGCCTGGCCTTGATCGCCGGGTTCGTCGCCCACGCCTGGCGCCGCGCCGATCATCCCCTCATCGATCTGCGGTTGTTCGGCAATCCGGTGCTCACCCACGCCAACGTGACGATGCTGGTGTTCGCCGCGGCGTTCTTCGGCGCCGCGCTACTGCTGCCCAGTTACTTCCAGCAGGTGCTGCACCTGACGCCGATGCAGGCGGGTCTGCGCATGGTTCCCCAGGGACTCGGCGCCATGCTGACCATGCGGCTGACCGGGCCGTTGGTGGACCGGCAGGGGCCGGGCAAGATCGTGCTGGTCGGTATCGCGCTGATCACCGCCGGCCTGGGCACCTTCACCGTCGGCGTCGCCAGGCAGGCCGACTACTTCCCCACGTTGCTGATCGGCCTGGCGATCATGGGCCTCGGCATGGGATGCACCATGATGCCGCTGTCCGTCGCCTCCGTGCAGGCGCTGACCCTGCACCAGATCGCCCGCGGAACGACGCTGATGAGCGTGAGCCACCAGGTCGGCGGA includes:
- a CDS encoding DUF2334 domain-containing protein, encoding MAGKLIVSVSGIGERTLSDVEAFCAQMDARSVPVSLLVAPRLSGDYRLDRDPRTVEWLTNRRSGGDAIVLHGYDDAATKKRRGEFAILRAHEANLRLMAADRVLEHLGLRTRLFAAPGWVVSPGVVKALPDNGFRMLADLHGITDLVRHSTVRSRVLGIGEGFLTEPWWCRMVVLSAERIARRGGVVRVAVAARHLRKPGPLQAMVDAVDLSLMHGCAPTVYRWRRDKAILDAA
- a CDS encoding DHA2 family efflux MFS transporter permease subunit, giving the protein MLSNAMDQAPYAAADIPLPYDPAPQLGEGERDYPDKLDAGLLRISGVCILATVMAIVDVTVVSVAQRTFIDQFASSQAVVAWTMTGYTLALATVIPITGWAADRFGTKRLFIGSVLAFTLGSLLCALAANILQLIAFRVIQGVGGGMLLPLSFMILTREAGPRRLGRLMSILSIPMLLAPIGGPILGGWLIDASSWRWIFLINLPLGLLTIALAGIIFSRDHPARSETFDLVGVLLLSPGLAIFLFAVSSIPHCGTVADRRVLIPAAIGLALIAGFVAHAWRRADHPLIDLRLFGNPVLTHANVTMLVFAAAFFGAALLLPSYFQQVLHLTPMQAGLRMVPQGLGAMLTMRLTGPLVDRQGPGKIVLVGIALITAGLGTFTVGVARQADYFPTLLIGLAIMGLGMGCTMMPLSVASVQALTLHQIARGTTLMSVSHQVGGSMGTALMSMILTNQFNRSDNIVAANKLAALQQKAAVTGVPVDQSAIPQQALGTNFWANVVHDLSHAYTAVFVIAVVLVVSTIIPASFLPKKPASQTLGQ